The Fortiea contorta PCC 7126 genome has a segment encoding these proteins:
- a CDS encoding GNAT family N-acetyltransferase, with protein sequence MSVYCSQQSSAMEVRAEKPEDIAAIRQVNIAAFGRENEADLVDQLRGVASSFGFVAVKSEQVVGHIFFSPVILAGECSDNLLILGLAPVAVLPDYQRQGIGSLLIESSLKKCDRLGCQAVVVLGHPEYYPRFGFIRATDKGLKCEYPVPDEAFMVLELVEGALTGCTGTVKYRSEFSACE encoded by the coding sequence ATGTCTGTGTATTGTAGTCAGCAGTCCTCAGCTATGGAAGTGAGAGCCGAAAAACCAGAAGATATTGCTGCTATTCGCCAAGTCAATATTGCGGCGTTTGGGCGAGAAAATGAAGCCGATTTGGTCGATCAGTTGCGGGGTGTGGCGTCTAGTTTTGGTTTCGTTGCTGTAAAATCTGAGCAGGTAGTTGGACACATTTTCTTTAGTCCAGTGATTCTCGCTGGAGAATGTAGCGATAATTTGTTGATTCTGGGATTGGCGCCCGTAGCAGTACTCCCTGACTATCAGCGTCAAGGAATTGGCTCGTTGTTAATTGAAAGTAGTTTAAAAAAGTGCGATCGCTTGGGTTGTCAAGCTGTGGTAGTGTTGGGTCATCCAGAATACTACCCGCGCTTTGGGTTTATCCGCGCCACAGACAAAGGGTTAAAATGCGAATACCCTGTACCAGATGAGGCGTTTATGGTGCTGGAGTTGGTTGAGGGAGCGTTGACAGGATGCACGGGTACGGTAAAATATCGGTCAGAGTTCAGCGCTTGTGAGTAG
- a CDS encoding histidine kinase, whose translation MLKHDYMPVSQDQPTYSEAPLQLLLFVDGRPKSRQQVQRIRAYLKELQAEYNFELQIIDVGQQPYLAEHFKLVATPALVKIHPEPRQILAGSNIIAQLKNWWTRWQSAVDSYLKLQEDLQERIDDNLRTPSPKSTIASVAVSAELIKLSDEIFRLKQEKEKLQEQLQFKDRVIAMLAHDLRNPLTAAAIAIETLQSNYNLETGRFARLKPAMTAHLLKQARIQTKIIDRMSADLLQVGRGSDTELPIAPQKLELGRLCLDVLEELRDRYLAKSQKLETDIPKDLPTVYADPERIRQVLVNLLDNAIKYTPQGGKISVAGLHRTTQKVQFSIGDTGPGIPDENRERIFENHFRLQRDEATEGYGIGLCLCQRIIRSHYGQIWVDSVPGGGACFHFTLPVYPS comes from the coding sequence GTGCTGAAACACGATTACATGCCAGTTTCCCAGGATCAGCCTACTTATTCTGAGGCCCCACTCCAGCTGTTGCTGTTCGTCGATGGGCGGCCTAAGTCCAGACAACAGGTACAGCGAATACGAGCCTACCTGAAGGAATTGCAAGCTGAGTATAACTTTGAACTTCAAATAATTGATGTCGGGCAACAACCGTATTTGGCGGAACACTTTAAATTAGTAGCGACGCCAGCTTTGGTGAAAATCCACCCGGAACCCAGACAGATACTGGCTGGGAGTAACATCATTGCTCAACTGAAAAATTGGTGGACTCGCTGGCAAAGTGCCGTTGACTCCTATTTAAAGTTACAGGAAGATTTACAAGAACGAATTGATGATAATTTGCGGACACCGTCGCCCAAATCTACCATCGCTTCAGTAGCTGTTTCTGCCGAACTCATCAAACTTTCCGACGAAATCTTTCGTTTGAAGCAAGAAAAAGAAAAACTCCAAGAGCAGCTACAATTTAAGGATAGAGTCATTGCCATGTTGGCCCACGACCTCCGCAATCCCCTCACGGCTGCAGCGATCGCCATCGAAACCCTCCAATCCAATTACAATTTAGAAACGGGTCGGTTTGCGCGCCTCAAACCAGCAATGACAGCCCACTTATTAAAGCAAGCCCGGATTCAAACCAAGATTATTGACCGGATGAGTGCTGATCTTTTGCAAGTAGGTAGGGGCAGTGATACGGAGTTACCGATCGCACCACAGAAATTGGAACTAGGTAGACTCTGTTTAGATGTGTTAGAAGAATTACGCGATCGCTACCTTGCTAAATCTCAAAAACTGGAAACAGATATCCCCAAAGATTTACCTACAGTCTACGCCGACCCAGAACGCATCCGCCAAGTCCTAGTAAATTTACTAGATAATGCGATTAAGTATACACCCCAAGGTGGCAAAATCAGTGTTGCCGGATTGCATCGTACCACCCAGAAAGTTCAATTCAGCATCGGTGACACAGGGCCGGGAATTCCTGACGAAAATCGGGAGCGGATTTTTGAAAATCACTTTCGTTTACAACGAGATGAAGCTACCGAAGGCTATGGCATTGGTCTTTGCTTATGTCAAAGGATCATTCGCTCTCACTACGGTCAAATTTGGGTAGACTCAGTACCCGGCGGCGGAGCATGTTTTCACTTCACATTGCCAGTTTATCCCTCCTAA
- a CDS encoding TetR/AcrR family transcriptional regulator has product MSRSTQSKPSTHKPRQVRDAEATKKYILDAAEVEFAKCGLSGARTEAIAKGAGVTTAMIYYYFQSKEGLYQAVLQRPAVEMHEGFKQLNLDQFPPEQALRILVKEAIAYEAAHPQRGMLWFQEANQNQGKYFKQGNWQENFKYLINILERGMAEGCFRQLDPFLTTMHIIGICNFYFNAYENIKHTRPDLQLLSPEMIEQHTQAAVNFILAGVGRLREKI; this is encoded by the coding sequence GTGAGTCGTTCAACACAGTCAAAACCTTCAACTCATAAACCCCGGCAAGTGCGGGATGCAGAGGCGACAAAAAAGTATATACTCGATGCAGCGGAAGTGGAGTTTGCTAAATGTGGACTCAGTGGAGCGCGGACAGAAGCGATCGCCAAAGGTGCGGGTGTCACCACAGCCATGATTTACTACTACTTCCAGAGCAAGGAAGGACTATATCAGGCGGTTTTGCAACGTCCAGCGGTGGAAATGCATGAAGGATTTAAACAGCTAAATTTGGATCAGTTCCCACCAGAACAAGCGTTAAGGATTTTGGTCAAAGAAGCGATCGCTTACGAAGCTGCTCATCCACAACGAGGGATGCTGTGGTTTCAAGAAGCCAACCAAAATCAGGGAAAGTATTTCAAACAGGGGAATTGGCAAGAAAACTTTAAATATCTGATCAATATTTTAGAGCGGGGAATGGCAGAAGGTTGTTTCCGTCAGCTTGATCCGTTTCTTACCACCATGCACATTATTGGCATTTGTAACTTCTACTTTAATGCCTACGAAAATATTAAACATACCAGACCAGATTTGCAACTACTGAGTCCAGAAATGATTGAACAGCACACACAAGCCGCAGTTAATTTTATCTTAGCCGGCGTAGGTCGCCTCAGAGAAAAGATTTGA
- a CDS encoding DUF456 domain-containing protein, with protein sequence MSSTAQGIPGLPDLTHPHELIQFGTEILKGSLLFVFLVIALGVAIALINFSLRRQTTEQAVFFGEWAIRYSQLLQGLQHLALILILLVTGFFLCSTLSNRYHHWEQAMVAQVVESVAGDKLEQTAPQVRYVTQEPYTYNTQVNGKIVTVKATQPVTRYLNLAGSQIQVKLNQSVDVKGRSSIYDVDYTAEYKVLNQLKNTNNFFFEAPPPNGYSLLKSYKVEREGNRLPQTNPGDYGFPFELQPGQETTFRVSYRAQAGPRWVYSAAGQLLSQFRLTATANFSPVEFASGIVPDETKVEGRSTQFTWIFDDNVSVKNPFGVFTNTKPIRNTGIIPRLLLLAPAVFLWWILLLYLSLPMSLKNVAIAGGIFFACLLTLTYLGRLINAQLVWVMISLILLALSWGLGINRRAAIGAMVCTIAGAILPVFGLLIPYSGLTLSLAGLLSAVWLAIRHWYSFPSLLQER encoded by the coding sequence ATGTCCTCTACAGCTCAGGGTATTCCCGGTTTACCAGACTTAACACACCCTCATGAACTAATACAATTCGGCACAGAAATACTCAAAGGTTCACTTTTATTCGTATTTTTAGTTATAGCCTTGGGAGTAGCGATCGCTCTCATTAATTTTTCTCTACGTCGTCAAACAACCGAACAAGCAGTATTTTTCGGCGAATGGGCGATACGTTATTCTCAGCTATTGCAAGGATTACAGCATTTAGCACTGATATTAATTTTGTTAGTCACGGGATTTTTTCTGTGTTCTACCCTCAGCAACCGCTACCACCATTGGGAGCAAGCGATGGTAGCGCAAGTAGTGGAAAGTGTCGCGGGTGATAAATTAGAACAAACTGCACCCCAAGTGCGGTACGTGACTCAAGAACCATACACTTACAACACCCAAGTTAACGGTAAAATCGTTACCGTCAAAGCTACCCAACCAGTGACTCGGTATCTCAACTTAGCCGGCTCCCAGATTCAAGTCAAACTAAATCAGAGTGTAGACGTCAAAGGTCGCAGTTCTATTTATGATGTAGATTACACCGCAGAATACAAAGTCCTTAACCAATTAAAAAACACTAATAATTTTTTCTTTGAAGCACCACCACCAAACGGTTACTCATTATTAAAGAGTTATAAAGTAGAACGCGAAGGAAACAGACTACCGCAAACAAACCCCGGTGATTACGGCTTTCCTTTTGAGTTACAACCAGGACAAGAAACCACCTTTCGCGTCAGCTATCGAGCGCAAGCAGGGCCACGGTGGGTTTACAGCGCTGCGGGACAGTTACTTTCTCAATTTCGCCTCACCGCAACAGCTAACTTTAGTCCAGTGGAATTCGCTAGCGGTATCGTACCCGATGAGACGAAAGTTGAGGGACGCAGCACGCAATTTACTTGGATCTTTGATGATAATGTTTCGGTGAAAAATCCCTTTGGCGTATTTACCAACACCAAACCGATTCGCAACACAGGTATAATTCCCCGATTATTATTATTAGCCCCTGCCGTATTTTTGTGGTGGATATTATTACTATACTTATCCTTACCAATGAGCTTAAAAAATGTAGCGATCGCCGGCGGGATTTTCTTTGCATGTCTGCTAACTTTAACTTATTTGGGGCGATTAATCAACGCACAGTTAGTTTGGGTGATGATTTCCCTAATTTTACTGGCTTTGTCTTGGGGTTTGGGAATCAATCGCCGAGCTGCAATTGGTGCAATGGTTTGCACTATTGCCGGTGCAATCTTACCTGTATTTGGATTATTAATACCCTATAGCGGTCTTACCCTCAGTTTAGCCGGTTTGCTCTCAGCAGTTTGGCTCGCCATCCGTCACTGGTATAGTTTCCCCAGTTTGCTGCAGGAACGCTAA
- a CDS encoding DUF2281 domain-containing protein — translation MALDFSGQNLRGRNFKGKDLIKVKGCVNTGVTMTIKEQITQELEKLPEPLLQEILDFVQFLQTKHQPIGISVNNQPEQTLIAEHTLTGSTAQDLLEFVGTWSGSDIRKCLQLVHESRIPLEF, via the coding sequence ATGGCTTTAGACTTTTCCGGTCAAAATCTCCGAGGGCGCAACTTCAAAGGTAAAGACCTTATTAAAGTTAAAGGATGTGTAAACACAGGTGTAACAATGACAATTAAAGAACAGATTACCCAAGAACTAGAAAAATTACCTGAACCGCTATTACAGGAAATTTTAGACTTTGTTCAGTTTCTACAAACCAAACATCAACCTATCGGCATATCTGTAAATAACCAACCAGAGCAAACACTTATAGCAGAGCATACTTTAACAGGTTCCACTGCCCAAGATTTATTAGAGTTTGTGGGAACTTGGTCAGGTTCAGATATTAGAAAATGCCTGCAACTGGTTCACGAAAGTCGTATACCACTAGAATTTTAA
- a CDS encoding GGDEF domain-containing response regulator: MSGISPFSLSKQPPVILVADDDQTVRLLLRRAMEKEGYRVVEVNDGEQCLHAYETIKPDIVLLDAVMPVMDGFTCCKQLLKIARNNLMSALATFDTDSALGNTVISKLWERTPILMITCLDDEESVNRAFEVGATDYITKPIHWAVLRQRLRRLLQQAQVYKQLEAANEALQHLANVDSLTGLANRRRFDDYLNTQWINLAQEESPLSLILCDIDFFKLYNDQYGHPSGDMCLQKVSAVLTDKAQKNQDLVARYGGEEFAVIMPNTHAVGALHVANTIKGGMGNLQIIHDGSPVSHYVTLSMGVATIIPTWESAPKDLILAADKALYQAKAEGRNRIILKSLLACDL; this comes from the coding sequence ATGTCAGGCATAAGCCCATTTTCTCTTTCTAAGCAACCACCGGTGATTTTGGTGGCTGATGATGATCAGACTGTTCGATTGCTCTTGCGTAGAGCTATGGAAAAAGAAGGTTATCGAGTTGTCGAGGTCAATGATGGTGAGCAGTGTTTACATGCTTATGAGACTATCAAACCTGACATCGTTTTGCTAGATGCGGTGATGCCGGTCATGGACGGCTTCACTTGTTGTAAGCAGTTGCTGAAAATTGCTAGAAATAATTTGATGTCAGCACTCGCCACTTTTGATACAGATTCGGCTTTGGGTAATACTGTAATTTCCAAACTGTGGGAGCGGACGCCTATATTAATGATTACATGCTTGGACGATGAAGAATCGGTCAACCGTGCTTTTGAAGTAGGAGCTACAGACTATATTACTAAACCGATTCATTGGGCAGTGTTGCGCCAGCGATTACGAAGATTGCTGCAACAAGCTCAGGTGTATAAACAGTTAGAAGCGGCAAATGAGGCTTTACAGCATTTGGCTAATGTAGATAGTTTAACTGGGTTAGCTAATCGTCGCCGCTTTGATGATTATCTCAATACTCAATGGATTAATTTAGCACAGGAGGAATCGCCACTGTCGCTGATTTTGTGCGATATCGACTTTTTTAAACTTTATAATGACCAGTACGGTCATCCATCTGGGGATATGTGCTTGCAAAAGGTGAGTGCTGTGTTAACTGATAAAGCACAGAAAAACCAGGATTTGGTGGCGCGTTATGGCGGTGAAGAATTTGCCGTAATTATGCCCAATACCCATGCAGTCGGAGCGCTTCATGTCGCCAACACGATCAAAGGGGGTATGGGAAATTTACAAATTATTCATGACGGTTCCCCTGTGAGTCATTATGTCACCTTGAGTATGGGGGTGGCGACGATTATTCCCACTTGGGAATCTGCGCCTAAAGATTTGATTTTGGCTGCAGATAAGGCACTTTACCAAGCGAAAGCTGAGGGGCGCAATCGCATTATTTTAAAATCGCTGCTGGCTTGTGATCTATGA
- a CDS encoding chlororespiratory reduction protein 7 has protein sequence MPDPLMYQQDNFVVLETNQPEQFMTAFELLEKLKIALQKLSFSELPPDLQKFATVEAQAKYLIDTSCELDIGPGQYLQWYAVRLEK, from the coding sequence ATGCCTGACCCATTAATGTATCAACAAGACAACTTTGTTGTTTTAGAAACAAACCAACCAGAGCAATTTATGACTGCCTTTGAGTTATTAGAAAAGCTCAAAATAGCTCTACAAAAACTCAGCTTTTCAGAATTGCCGCCAGATTTACAAAAATTTGCTACTGTGGAAGCCCAAGCCAAATATTTAATTGATACCAGTTGTGAGTTAGATATTGGGCCTGGTCAATATTTACAGTGGTATGCAGTCCGGTTAGAAAAATAA
- a CDS encoding CP12 domain-containing protein translates to MMKAEDIMTKDVVTIRGSATVAEAVELMKKKGLRALVVDRRYDNDAYGIVTETDIVYKVTAYGKDPRQVRIYEIMSKPCIIVNPELTVEYVARLFANTGIRRAPVFQGKLLGIISITDILTKSDFVDTPKVLLLEERVQKAIEEARAICTQQGAYSKACAAAWDEVEELQAEAAHQKAESMVSAKLSFEEYCRENPDAPECRRYNS, encoded by the coding sequence ATGATGAAAGCTGAAGATATCATGACCAAAGACGTAGTTACCATTCGCGGTTCGGCGACTGTTGCTGAAGCGGTGGAGTTGATGAAGAAAAAAGGATTGCGTGCGCTGGTTGTGGATCGTCGCTACGATAATGATGCTTATGGCATTGTGACGGAAACGGATATTGTCTACAAGGTAACAGCTTATGGCAAAGACCCAAGACAGGTGCGGATTTATGAAATCATGAGCAAGCCTTGCATCATTGTCAATCCAGAATTGACTGTAGAATATGTCGCTCGGTTATTTGCGAATACAGGTATTCGCAGAGCGCCTGTGTTTCAAGGTAAGCTATTAGGCATCATCTCCATTACCGACATTCTCACGAAAAGCGATTTTGTCGATACGCCCAAAGTGCTGCTACTAGAAGAGAGAGTTCAAAAAGCAATTGAAGAGGCTCGTGCTATTTGTACTCAGCAAGGAGCCTATTCTAAGGCTTGTGCTGCTGCTTGGGATGAGGTGGAGGAACTGCAAGCAGAAGCTGCTCATCAAAAAGCGGAAAGTATGGTATCAGCCAAACTTTCCTTTGAGGAATACTGTCGAGAAAACCCTGATGCGCCTGAGTGTCGCAGGTATAATTCTTGA
- a CDS encoding Rieske 2Fe-2S domain-containing protein, whose amino-acid sequence MQPILPGAPWLIAHRSMLGVNRPHKITLNGRDYVIWQNQKGEVSALDNICPHMQAPLSDGWICQERNTITCPFHALEFDSKGRLERGDKEDTQPITQPLEIIVKNDCVWTYAGFEPRLPIPELHQKIVDEYELLGVTGEKSIQGSFLSNLMVNYDYNHQNGTHKELFRITSCHVSSFEKNGYYTKIQQELTRADNTFTEIIKNPVLGIFPKNLSNTLEYAFPSTTVFFAKTPIGDIAQTHLLYPETENRTKTFILMYVKVNNPVMKFLFKNSVLQAGARVIEQDTGAVESLYPREKPKIRLPNEEIMFYAEELYHDW is encoded by the coding sequence ATGCAACCTATTTTACCCGGTGCGCCTTGGTTGATTGCTCATAGGTCAATGTTGGGAGTAAATCGACCGCATAAAATCACATTGAACGGACGAGATTATGTGATTTGGCAAAATCAAAAAGGTGAAGTTTCTGCACTGGATAATATTTGTCCACATATGCAAGCACCTTTATCAGACGGCTGGATTTGTCAAGAAAGAAATACCATCACTTGTCCTTTTCATGCATTAGAATTTGATAGCAAAGGTAGACTTGAACGAGGAGATAAAGAAGACACTCAACCAATAACTCAGCCACTAGAAATCATTGTGAAAAATGATTGCGTTTGGACTTATGCTGGGTTTGAACCAAGATTACCTATTCCAGAATTACACCAGAAGATTGTCGATGAATATGAGTTATTAGGTGTGACTGGAGAGAAAAGTATTCAAGGTAGTTTTTTGAGTAACCTGATGGTTAACTATGACTATAATCATCAAAATGGTACTCATAAGGAATTGTTTAGAATCACATCTTGTCATGTTAGTTCTTTTGAAAAAAATGGATATTACACCAAAATTCAACAAGAACTCACCAGAGCAGATAACACTTTCACAGAAATTATCAAAAACCCAGTTTTAGGGATTTTTCCTAAAAATCTCAGTAACACTCTCGAATACGCTTTTCCTTCAACTACAGTTTTCTTTGCTAAAACACCCATTGGCGATATTGCTCAAACTCACCTTCTCTACCCAGAGACAGAAAACAGAACTAAGACGTTTATTCTAATGTATGTCAAGGTTAATAATCCTGTAATGAAATTTTTGTTTAAAAATTCTGTTTTACAAGCAGGAGCAAGAGTCATTGAACAAGATACAGGAGCAGTTGAGAGCTTATATCCTAGGGAGAAACCCAAGATTAGATTACCCAATGAAGAGATTATGTTTTATGCTGAAGAACTTTACCATGATTGGTAA
- a CDS encoding S-layer homology domain-containing protein has translation MLSCNRPAVFLSLAVLLTSLTACANAPIAKNLEQSLAADPRLQNNSDVFGESKNNDPQTSSNTSTIQLPPEFPKDIPLYPNAKLEAVTPVADSESQISTRWQSSDPSNFITSFYRNQLQTNNWQILQQPTDDVGGTFKAQRGDLVVNISIQAKSVTNAGPNQPQTATELLIEYLPNSPTTAQNPENVPQPGDTQFIGPVPPANLATEPQNTPDSQVTPNTSSATQEFSDLNNAPPELRQHIQDLAQLGVFSGESGSNKSIDASSQQFAPAKTITRREYASWLVAANNAMYANNPAKQIRLATANTQPAFSDVSPKDASFPAIQGLAEAGLIPSSLSGDATAVLFRPDAPLTREQLVLWKLPLDTRQALPAANLEAVKQTWGFQDVGKIDPKALRAVLADFQNGEQSTIRRVFGYTTLFQPKKPVTRAEAAAALWYFGTQGEGISAVEALKLKRPPT, from the coding sequence GTGCTCTCCTGTAATCGTCCAGCGGTCTTTTTGAGTTTGGCTGTGTTATTAACTTCGTTAACAGCCTGCGCTAACGCTCCTATTGCCAAGAACCTTGAGCAGTCTTTGGCTGCAGATCCCAGACTGCAAAATAATTCAGATGTGTTTGGGGAAAGTAAAAATAACGACCCGCAAACAAGCTCTAACACGTCAACTATTCAATTACCGCCTGAATTTCCCAAAGATATTCCTTTATATCCCAACGCCAAGCTGGAAGCAGTCACACCCGTCGCTGACTCGGAAAGTCAAATATCAACTCGTTGGCAAAGTTCAGACCCTAGCAACTTTATCACCAGTTTTTACCGCAACCAGTTGCAAACCAACAACTGGCAGATTTTACAACAACCCACAGATGATGTGGGTGGTACTTTTAAAGCCCAGCGTGGTGATTTGGTTGTGAATATTTCCATCCAAGCAAAATCAGTTACAAACGCTGGACCTAATCAACCACAAACAGCTACTGAATTACTGATTGAGTACTTACCCAATAGTCCCACAACCGCACAAAATCCTGAAAATGTTCCCCAACCAGGAGATACACAATTCATCGGCCCAGTACCACCGGCAAATTTAGCAACAGAGCCACAAAATACACCTGATAGCCAAGTAACACCTAATACTTCCTCTGCAACTCAGGAATTCAGCGACTTGAACAACGCACCACCAGAACTGCGCCAACATATCCAAGACTTGGCTCAGTTGGGTGTTTTTTCTGGAGAATCTGGGTCAAATAAGAGTATTGATGCATCCAGCCAGCAATTTGCACCTGCAAAAACTATCACCCGCAGGGAATACGCCAGTTGGTTAGTGGCTGCGAATAATGCTATGTATGCAAATAACCCAGCTAAACAGATTCGTTTAGCTACAGCTAACACTCAACCCGCCTTTAGTGATGTGTCGCCGAAAGATGCGAGTTTTCCAGCAATTCAGGGGTTAGCCGAAGCTGGGTTAATTCCTAGTTCTTTGTCTGGGGATGCTACAGCAGTATTGTTTCGTCCGGATGCACCACTGACGCGGGAGCAGTTAGTGTTATGGAAATTACCTTTAGATACTCGTCAAGCCCTACCTGCAGCTAATTTAGAAGCAGTCAAGCAAACTTGGGGATTTCAAGATGTGGGGAAAATTGACCCCAAAGCTTTGAGAGCAGTTTTAGCTGATTTTCAGAATGGCGAACAGTCAACTATTCGCCGGGTGTTTGGTTATACAACCTTATTTCAACCCAAAAAGCCAGTTACCCGCGCTGAAGCGGCGGCGGCTTTATGGTATTTTGGCACTCAAGGTGAGGGAATATCGGCTGTGGAGGCTTTAAAGTTAAAGCGCCCGCCAACTTGA
- a CDS encoding serine/threonine-protein kinase, with protein MSYCINPHCSQPQNSKQPLFCQACGSDLLLEGCYRVIRPLGGGGFGKTFEVDDCGKAKVLKVLFNTHPKAIELFQQEAEVLKLLNHPGIPKVDSDGYFTYLPRNSQEHLHCLVMEKIEGMNLAEYLIQRNNEPISQRAALRWLKQLTKVLHKVHQQQYFHRDIKPTNIMIRPNGNPVLIDFGTAREVTQTYMHKVAGQQVTGIISAGYTPQEQANGKAVPQSDFFALGRTFVYLLTGKSPHEFTEDPRTGELNWQSNTKDIAQEILDLIDYLMAPFPGNRPQDTQEILDKLKEIEQALNPQKNSSQIPIVNPQIYTPQPHPSPPVVTQNINLKDRISKFFLEESSGIRITASVILLLEIVLILHGLKWGSLGSLWGSGWIFVLFKANQGFWFVIFAYPAWFCLKAFLNGKWDWYE; from the coding sequence ATGAGCTACTGCATCAATCCTCATTGCTCACAGCCGCAAAACTCCAAACAACCCCTGTTTTGTCAAGCTTGCGGCTCCGACCTGCTTTTAGAAGGCTGCTATCGCGTTATTCGACCACTGGGGGGTGGCGGTTTTGGTAAAACCTTTGAAGTGGATGATTGCGGTAAGGCAAAAGTTCTCAAAGTGCTTTTCAATACCCACCCCAAAGCCATCGAACTATTTCAGCAAGAAGCAGAAGTTCTCAAACTACTCAATCACCCTGGTATTCCCAAAGTTGATTCAGACGGTTACTTTACCTATTTGCCAAGAAATAGTCAAGAACATCTGCATTGTTTGGTGATGGAAAAAATTGAGGGGATGAATTTAGCAGAATATTTAATTCAGAGAAACAACGAACCCATCAGTCAACGCGCAGCATTGCGGTGGTTAAAACAACTAACAAAAGTTTTGCACAAAGTCCACCAACAGCAGTATTTTCATCGGGATATCAAGCCAACTAACATTATGATCAGACCGAATGGAAATCCAGTATTAATTGACTTCGGTACTGCGCGAGAAGTTACACAAACATATATGCATAAAGTAGCCGGTCAGCAAGTCACAGGAATTATTTCCGCAGGTTACACCCCACAAGAACAAGCAAATGGTAAAGCCGTACCACAATCAGATTTTTTTGCTTTAGGGCGTACCTTTGTTTATTTGCTGACAGGTAAATCTCCTCATGAATTCACCGAAGACCCGCGGACTGGTGAATTAAATTGGCAAAGTAACACTAAAGATATTGCTCAAGAAATATTAGATTTAATAGATTATTTGATGGCGCCATTTCCAGGAAATAGACCCCAAGACACTCAAGAAATATTAGATAAATTAAAAGAAATTGAACAAGCTTTAAATCCACAAAAAAATAGCTCTCAAATTCCTATTGTAAATCCTCAAATTTACACACCTCAGCCTCATCCATCTCCACCTGTTGTCACTCAAAACATCAATTTGAAGGATAGAATTAGCAAATTTTTTTTAGAAGAAAGTTCAGGTATCAGAATTACCGCTTCAGTTATATTGCTATTAGAAATAGTACTTATTCTTCATGGCTTAAAGTGGGGTAGTCTAGGTAGTTTATGGGGTTCTGGATGGATATTCGTACTTTTTAAAGCAAACCAAGGTTTTTGGTTTGTAATATTTGCTTATCCAGCTTGGTTTTGTTTAAAAGCATTTTTAAATGGAAAATGGGATTGGTATGAGTAG